In Primulina huaijiensis isolate GDHJ02 chromosome 4, ASM1229523v2, whole genome shotgun sequence, the DNA window GTTAACCATCATCGATCTTCCTGTGCTCACGCAGGCTGAATCTTTTGTAAATGCTGGGCCTGCTGTTTATATATCTCCCTCAGGACCAAACCCAATCATGGTTCAGGTTTGTGATTTGAACAGTTTTGTTCACAATTTTAATCTGTAGCTCACATGTTCCATAAAATGTTGCTTATTTTCCAGAACATGCATCTGTGCTGGAGAATGTTCTGTTGTCAAACTAGATTAATCAGGCTTGGTATTTAActtgaataaaatttttaaatatttatatgattCTAATTCCATGGAATTTTTTTCCCATTCTTTGACTTTTTCTGCATTATTCTATACAAGAAAATACAGGATACTGAAATCTTCCTGAATATTCTTTtgggtaaaaataattttgtaaagcAGAAACTGCCTATTTATAGGTGCTACTTTCCGTGGAATCTTTTATTTTATTCCATTTCATTATGTCTTTTGTTGGTATTTGATAATTAATGCAAGCAGATGTGATCTTATGTTCATTTGCAGCCATTTCCTCTTCAAACCAGCCCCCTTTTTGGTGGCCCGACCAGCGGTGCTGCAAATCCAGTGGCCATGGGTCCAGTTGGAGTTGGTAACGCTCCAAGGAATGtaaatattcatattcatactGGTACGGGGCGTTTAAGATATATATTGTATCAATCATTTTTTGTTCGGATGAAACACTCACATTTGACAATTCACTCATAATCAGGAGCATCACTGGTGCCTATGGTTTCTCCAGATAACAGAGAAGGTTCACAAGGAGAACGTGCTAGTGGATCAGATTCTGGTCCAGCACGCATCCTGTCTGGGCTGAATGTCGGCGCAACTGCTGTTCCTTCGCTACCTGCTGTGGTTCCGAGTACTGGTCCCATACAACTTGGTGTTGGTGTTTCACAGCCTCCTGAGTCTAATTCAGCGGTTGTAGCTGAAATAAATGCTCAAGTAAGAAATTTAGTTGCTAACATGCGCAGCCAGATCCATGCCCCTTTAGGTGAGCATTCCTTTTGGTGCCAATACATTATTCTGTAATATGTGATCTACTCTGAAATCTTTTGTATTTGATGGGGGTCAATCAGATGGTTTGAGCGGTCAAAGACAACCTGTCGATTCTGGTGCTAGAAATGATGATATGGCTGGTAGGGGAGTTGGTGATGCTGGTCAAACTTTGCCCCATGAGATGAATGATCAGAAGGTTGGTCTATCTTGGGGAATGGGAAAGATTAGTTTTTTTCATTCCAAGGATGATGTGCTGACCTTTTTTGAATTGTCAGGCACAACCTGAATTCCACCAGCCCCATACTACGGAGTTGCTAAGCTCCAATGATGAGCCTTCCACCAGCACTAAGGAGAGCTCCCATAACCCGTCTTATACATCAGAACATGCTGAAAACCTTGAGGGTTCTACAATATCCAATCATGGCAATGATAATATTGTTGGTTCTGCAGGTGTTCCCCTTGGATTGGGTCTGGGAGGTCTCCAGCCTAAGGTACTTTTTTGCCATTTTGATAACGTTTTCGGTATTGTTGGGGGACGGGCCACATTTAGAAGGTTTTGCATATGTATAATCCGAATCTCTGTGTGACTTGCTGGTTGAAGACTCTGGACAATTTGTCAGAAGGTTTTTCTCATTGTCATGCATTACATTCTTAGGAAATTATGCATTACTTTATGTTACCTATCTCCAAATCCttggttgatttatttaaatattattatctaTTGATTTTTTCATAATGGTATTTGGTTCCCCATCATCATTTAGTTATGGCACAATGGATAATAGTCGATTGATTGCAGCAATATATACTTTATTCAACGTCACTGTCTTTGTGGGGTATGTGTAATATATTTTTCGTTGTGTTGTGCTTGTATCTGATGATTACATTGTATAAATGAGTTGTAGAGGCGAGATAGGCAAAGGGGGCAAGCAAAGAACAGTACTGGTGCAACTGCTTCTGATCAGAACCAGCAATCAAGAGCAGTTGGACAACAGGTTTTGCAATCTCTGGCTTCACTTCCAACTAGGAGAAACGAGAACATTTCTGCACCTGGGCAATCACCTGACCATTCCAGGGGGGTCATAGGTAGTGTGTCTACAGCAAGAGAAAGTGCTGATGGCCCAGTTGATGTAGCCAACGCAATGTCTGAGGTTCTTCAAAGCCCTGCGTTAGACGGGCTATTGGCTGGAGTCTCACGACAAACTGGGATTGGTTCCCCTGATATGATGAGAAATATGTTACAGCAGTTCACTCAAAATCCTGCTATGAGGAATACGATGAATCAGATTGCTCAACAGATTGACAGCCACGATCTCGGAAACATGTTTGCTGGTATGGGTGGAGGACAAGGTGGTGGGATTGATTTGGCAAGTATGATGCAACAAATGATGCCTATTGTTTCTCAAGCACTTGGAGGCATTTCATCTGCATCTCAGGGGAGCTTTGTCACAGAACCGGTTTTATCGGAGAGTAGGACGAGAAGGGATATGACACCCAATAGAATCAATACTCAGGTTTGAATCAAAATGATCTAGACTATCATCTGATTTTTAAGTCAAAACTTGGATAAGTTAAGAGGACACATTTTCTGAAACTAGTTAATTATCCGTGGAACTTGCATGCCAGTTAAAGTATGTCATTTACCTTCAAACCTTTTTATGTGTTTGGAATTATTGTAGTTTTAATTCCCTAGACTTGattatcagtttttttttttttgaagttattGCTTGTTGTGGCCTtagtaaaatataaaaacagTGAAAATGTGATTTCTTGGAGAGATTCTTTCATTCCGgtagttgattttggaaattcttTTGACTGACAAGGTatatatttcttaaattttatctgcAGATTGATATCCAACAAGTAGTTCAGACACTTGAAAACCCAAGTTCTCCTGAAGAAATTTTCCGCTCTCTGGCTGGTACTGCTGTGGGCGTTTTTGGTGATACTACTGCTGGTGAAAGTATTATAAACGATGTCTGCAGTCAAGAAGGGCTTGTGCAGGTTAGCCAACTGTCTCTTACTATTTAGGACAACTATCAGTCTATTTATTTTACATACTTCTGAGAAATGTAAATGCGTATGCGTGAAACCGCCAACTGAAATAGAAAAGAATCAATTGATATTTCACCCTCATATATGTCCTCGAATAATTTCAACGCTAGATATTTTGATTTACGATCGCTCTCATCCTGGTGATACTTCACAGGAGTTTGTTGAGATGCTCCGCCGTGATGTTTCTGGGAGACT includes these proteins:
- the LOC140975180 gene encoding uncharacterized protein isoform X2; amino-acid sequence: MADQQLHEGSSTSNVSGGNSESIVELNIKTLDSQIYSFEVDKNIGILAFKEKIAGQSGVPVGQQRLIFRGKVLKDGHLLSEYNVENGDTLHLVERQPQPSIGSGTGEATPSNVGSRGQDSAAGGSRGRIGQIAHSVVLGTVNVGDSGEAVVPDISRVIGAVLNSIGIGNLASGMQPNVQPSQGHETEGSQANGGSQSRGGNQSVPWQSMNGHSNAMPIPLGAMIAVPSLNMPIPDSLNTLTEYMNRMGLALSQNADQHNQSSAATSDLPTIELPTNARGVPTVEALSIVLRHAQRLLNDHAVAALARSAGRVEQEGTSSDPTVRGQIQTELMRLGVAMQHLGSLFLELGRTILTLRMGQSEAESFVNAGPAVYISPSGPNPIMVQPFPLQTSPLFGGPTSGAANPVAMGPVGVGNAPRNVNIHIHTGASLVPMVSPDNREGSQGERASGSDSGPARILSGLNVGATAVPSLPAVVPSTGPIQLGVGVSQPPESNSAVVAEINAQVRNLVANMRSQIHAPLDGLSGQRQPVDSGARNDDMAGRGVGDAGQTLPHEMNDQKAQPEFHQPHTTELLSSNDEPSTSTKESSHNPSYTSEHAENLEGSTISNHGNDNIVGSAGVPLGLGLGGLQPKRRDRQRGQAKNSTGATASDQNQQSRAVGQQVLQSLASLPTRRNENISAPGQSPDHSRGVIGSVSTARESADGPVDVANAMSEVLQSPALDGLLAGVSRQTGIGSPDMMRNMLQQFTQNPAMRNTMNQIAQQIDSHDLGNMFAGMGGGQGGGIDLASMMQQMMPIVSQALGGISSASQGSFVTEPVLSESRTRRDMTPNRINTQIDIQQVVQTLENPSSPEEIFRSLAGTAVGVFGDTTAGESIINDVCSQEGLVQEFVEMLRRDVSGRLEDDK
- the LOC140975180 gene encoding uncharacterized protein isoform X1 is translated as MADQQLHEGSSTSNVSGGNSESIVELNIKTLDSQIYSFEVDKNIGILAFKEKIAGQSGVPVGQQRLIFRGKVLKDGHLLSEYNVENGDTLHLVERQPQPSIGSGTGEATPSNVGSRGQDSAAGGSRGRIGQIAHSVVLGTVNVGDSGEAVVPDISRVIGAVLNSIGIGNLASGMQPNVQVQPSQGHETEGSQANGGSQSRGGNQSVPWQSMNGHSNAMPIPLGAMIAVPSLNMPIPDSLNTLTEYMNRMGLALSQNADQHNQSSAATSDLPTIELPTNARGVPTVEALSIVLRHAQRLLNDHAVAALARSAGRVEQEGTSSDPTVRGQIQTELMRLGVAMQHLGSLFLELGRTILTLRMGQSEAESFVNAGPAVYISPSGPNPIMVQPFPLQTSPLFGGPTSGAANPVAMGPVGVGNAPRNVNIHIHTGASLVPMVSPDNREGSQGERASGSDSGPARILSGLNVGATAVPSLPAVVPSTGPIQLGVGVSQPPESNSAVVAEINAQVRNLVANMRSQIHAPLDGLSGQRQPVDSGARNDDMAGRGVGDAGQTLPHEMNDQKAQPEFHQPHTTELLSSNDEPSTSTKESSHNPSYTSEHAENLEGSTISNHGNDNIVGSAGVPLGLGLGGLQPKRRDRQRGQAKNSTGATASDQNQQSRAVGQQVLQSLASLPTRRNENISAPGQSPDHSRGVIGSVSTARESADGPVDVANAMSEVLQSPALDGLLAGVSRQTGIGSPDMMRNMLQQFTQNPAMRNTMNQIAQQIDSHDLGNMFAGMGGGQGGGIDLASMMQQMMPIVSQALGGISSASQGSFVTEPVLSESRTRRDMTPNRINTQIDIQQVVQTLENPSSPEEIFRSLAGTAVGVFGDTTAGESIINDVCSQEGLVQEFVEMLRRDVSGRLEDDK